The Dromaius novaehollandiae isolate bDroNov1 chromosome 5, bDroNov1.hap1, whole genome shotgun sequence genome window below encodes:
- the PLA2G4F gene encoding cytosolic phospholipase A2 zeta produces MLHELLRGPVPPRVLPFLAAVLFQRKERKERKETGFYHWRWEKHPYYNLTVKVLRARNIRGTDLLSKADCYVELKLPTASPVVSRTQVVDNSDNPEWNETFQYRIHSAVKNILELTLYDKDVLVSDELTSVVLDVGGMKPGQPLLRTFRLNPEANEELDVEFYLEKCSDAPTEVLTNGVLVVHPCLSLQGTVNREEKSKEKQQGNCEVKLSVPGAYEKQLCIPWRPDSEQDYGNSFVFHADKEMHPELQVELEQTIFVLQDGVNPDIEKHTTVLGLGTVPVNSLPIGQEVDRIVPLGEGQSLDMSLKAEETTWDLDIRLGFDLCKQEREFLDRRKKIVSEALKKALNLRESPGKDEVPVIAVLGSGGGMRALTSFYGSLAGLQQLGLLDAAMYLCGISGSTWCLSTLYQDPNWSQKDLQDAISRAQDTVSSSKGGAFSPERLKYYFQELNAMESSGRKVSFTDLWGLLVEYFLQQKEDPSKLSDQQEAVKWAQNPYPIYAAVNVRPNISSGDFAEWCEFTPYEVGFRKYGAFIRTEDFDSEFFMGRLIQKRPEPRICFLQGMWGSAFAASLDDIFLKVVGIGLGFLDSFKDVIKVVDDCRRFHFRDPTRLRTRLVTPGGPLLQLFQDFFTSRVTCGETFNFMQGLYLHKDYVNVKKFVAWRGTHLDAFPNQLTPMEESLYLVDGGFSINSPFPLVLQPERDVDVILSFNFSWEAPFEVLELTQKYCKEREIPFPKIKLSDEDEKKPKECYMFVDDKNPKAPIVLHFPLVNDTFQKYKAPGVERESEDEKSFGDFVIEAKDSPYRTLNFTFEPYDFSRLVEVNRYNVLNSKDILFKTLNLALQRRKLKKVFNT; encoded by the exons ATGTTGCATGAGTTGCTGCGGGGCCCAGTGCCACCCAGAGTGCTGCCTTTTCTCGCCGCTGTGCTTTtccagaggaaggagaggaaggagaggaaagagacaggCTTTTATCACTGGCGG TGGGAGAAGCATCCTTACTACAACCTAACAGTAAAAGTTCTCCGAGCCAGAAACATCAGGGGTACAGATCTGT TGTCCAAGGCAGACTGCTATGTGGAACTGAAACTGCCCACTGCGTCTCCAGTGGTATCACGAACTCAGGTTGTCGACAATTCGGATAACCCAGAATGGAATGAAACCTTCCAGTATCGAATTCATAGTGCTGTCAAG aACATTCTGGAATTGACTCTTTACGACAAGGACGTCCTAGTTAGCGATGAGCTCACTTCTGTGGTCTTGGATGTAGGGGGTATGAAGCCAGGTCAGCCTCTGCTGCGCACCTTCAGGTTGAACCCTGAG GCTAATGAAGAGCTGGATGTAGAGTTTTACTTGGAAAAATG CTCAGATGCCCCTACTGAGGTACTGACCAACGGAGTCCTTGTG GTTCATCCTTGCTTGTCTCTGCAGGGCACTgtcaacagagaggaaaaatcaaaagagaaacagcaag GGAACTGTGAGGTCAAGCTGTCTGTTCCAGGGGCATATGAGAAACAGTTGTGTATTCCTTGGAGACCTGACAGTGAGCAGGATTATGGAAACTCATTTGTCTTTCATGCGGACAAAGAAATGCATCCAGAACTTCAAGTGGAGCTGGAGCAAACCATATTTGTCCTACAG gATGGTGTGAACCCTGATATTGAAAAACATACTACAGTTCTGGGATTGGGGACTGTACCAGTTAATTCTCTTCCTATTGGACAAGAAGTTGACAGAATTGTTCCTCTGGGAGAG ggaCAAAGTTTGGATATGAGTTTGAAAGCTGAAGAGAC tACTTGGGATCTTGATATACGCCTGGGTTTTGATCTCTGTAAACAGGAGAGAGAATTTTTAGACAGAAGGAAGAAGATAGTTTCTGAGGCACTGAAGAAGGCACTTAACTTAAGAGAATCCCCTGGGAAAGATGAG GTTCCAGTCATAGCAGTACTGGGGTCTGGAGGTGGGATGAGAGCACTGACATCATTCTACGGCAGTCTAGCGGGGCTTCAACAGCTGGGCCTTTTGGATGCTGCAATGTATCTGTGTGGCATTTCTGGCTCTACTTG GTGTTTATCTACATTGTATCAAGACCCTAATTGGTCACAGAAGGATCTTCAAGATGCAATCAGCAGAGCTCAAGATACTGTGtccagcagcaaaggaggggcaTTTTCCCCTGAACGACTGAAATACTATTTCCAGGAGCTGAATGCAATGGAGAGTAGTGGACGGAAAGTTTCCTTCACGGATTTGTGGGGCCTTCTTGTGGAGTATTTCCTACAACAGAAG GAAGACCCATCAAAGCTGTCTGATCAGCAAGAAGCAGTGAAATGGGCCCAGAACCCCTATCCCATCTATGCAGCTGTCAATGTGAGACCCAATATTAGTAGTGGTGATTTTGCAG AATGGTGTGAGTTTACTCCCTATGAAGTTGGGTTTCGCAAATACGGAGCCTTTATCCGAACAGAAGACTTTGACAGTGAGTTCTTCATGGGACGACTCATCCAAAAACGTCCAGAGCCCAGGATTTGTTTTCTACAAG GAATGTGGGGCAGTGCCTTTGCTGCAAGCTTGGATGATATCTTCCTGAAAGTGGTTGGTATAGGACTAGGCTTTCTAGATTCTTTCAAAGATGTCATCAAAGTTGTAG ATGATTGCCGAAGATTCCATTTTCGAGATCCAACACGGCTGAGAACTCGCCTGGTTACACCTGGGGGCCCCTTGTTGCAACTGTTCCAGGATTTCTTCACATCCCGAGTCACATGTGGAGAAACCTTCAACTTCATGCAGGGATTGTATCTTCATAAAGATTATGTCAATGTCAAGAAGTTTGTAGCTTGGAGAG GCACTCATCTGGATGCGTTTCCCAACCAGCTGACCCCCATGGAAGAGAGCTTGTATTTGGTGGATGGTGGTTTTTCTATCAACTCTCCATTTCCTTTGGTTCTTCAGCCAGAAAGGGATGTGGATGTCATCTTGTCATTCAACTTTTCCTGGGAAGCTCCGTTTGAG GTTTTAGAGCTGACTCAGAAATACTGCAAGGAGCGGGAAATTCCTTTTCCAAAAATCAAGTTGAGTGATGAAGATGAAAAGAAGCCAAAAGAGTGTTACATGTTTGTGGATGATAAGAATCCAAAGGCTCCCATCGTGCTTCATTTCCCATTGGTGAATGACACCTTCCAGAAGTACAAAGCTCCAG GAGTTGAACGTGAGTCAGAAGATGAGAAATCCTTTGGTGACTTTGTCATTGAGGCAAAGGATTCTCCTTACCGTACGCTAAATTTCACCTTTGAGCCGTATGATTTCAGCAGGTTGGTGGAAGTGAATCGCTACAATGTACTGAACAGCAAGGACATTCTCTTCAAAACCCTAAATCTGGCTCTGCAAAggagaaagctgaagaaagtCTTCAATACATGA